TTTGTGCGAAACCTCCCAGTTTGAACAGCATATCCGCTCCGTTTGTAATTTGCCACTTGGAAGAACGGATTTATTGAAAAAAGGGCTGATGGTGAACGTATTAGGCGAACATCTCGAAGCTGTTTTAAATAATCTTTCGTTTTTAGATGAAGCTGCGTTATACTTGTACGGTAAAAAGGAAAACAAGCCAAAGAGAAAAATGGGGCATGTTACCTTTAAAACGGACGTCATTGAAGAAACGATGGAGAAAATATCAAATCAGTGGGGTCAATAGGAGAACGGAGGATTTACGATGATCGAACGTTATACAAGGCCGGAAATGGGGGCCATCTGGACAGAGGAAAACCGTTTCCAGGCGTGGCTTGAGGTAGAAATTCTTGCATGTGAAGCATGGGCTGAGCTTGGGGTCATCCCTAAGGAAGATACAGTGCTTCTGCGTGAGAATGCTTCCTTTGACATTAACCGCATTAAAGAGATTGAAGAGGAAACAAGACATGATGTTGTTGCCTTTACAAGAGCGGTTTCTGAAACACTTGGCGAAGAGCGCAAATGGGTCCATTACGGACTTACTTCTACAGATGTTGTGGATACCGCGCTATCTTACCTTTTGAAGCAGGCCAATGATATTTTAAGAGCAGACCTTGAGCGCTTTGTGGAAATTCTTAAAAATAAAGCGATTGAACACAAATACACGGTGATGATGGGCCGCACGCACGGTGTCCATGCAGAGCCGACGACATTCGGTTTGAAGCTTGGCCTGTGGTATGAGGAAATGAAACGGAACCTGGAGCGTTTTAACCGTTCTGCAGAAGGCATTGAATTCGGAAAAATGTCAGGCGCAGTTGGAACGTATGCCAATATCGATCCGTTTGTTGAAAAATATGTGTGCGAGAGGCTTGGTCTTCAGGCAGCACCGATCTCAACTCAAACCCTTCAGCGCGACCGCCACGCTGACTATATGAGCACCCTTGCACTGATTGCCACATCAATTGAAAAATTCGCCGTAGAAGTACGCGGACTTCAGAAGAGTGAAACGCGCGAGGTAGAGGAATTTTTCGCGAAAGGACAAAAGGGCTCCTCAGCCATGCCGCATAAACGCAATCCAATCGGATCGGAAAACATGACTGGGCTTGCCCGTGTCATCCGCGGATACATGATGACGGCTTATGAAAATGTACCGCTATGGCATGAGCGTGATATTTCCCACTCCTCTGCAGAACGGATCATTTTGCCGGATGCAACCATTGCACTGAACTATATGCTGAACCGCTTCGGAAATATCATTAAGAACCTGACCGTGTTCCCTGAAAACATGAAGCGCAACATGGATCGTACCCTTGGGCTGATTTACTCCCAGCGTGTCCTGCTTGCTCTTATTGACTCAGGCATGGCTCGTGAAGCAGCGTACGATCTGGTTCAGCCGAAAGCAATGGAGGCTTGGGAAACACAAGTCCACTTCCGCACATTAGTAGAAGCGGATCCGGCTGTTACCGAACGTTTAACACCAGCTGTAATCGATGACTGCTTCGATTACAACTACCACTTGAAAAATGTAGATGCCATTTTTAACAGGCTCGGTCTATAAAACTGGAGGGGCAAAGCAAAACTTTGCCTCTTTCCAATCTTAAAATTCCCAATATTCCGACTACAGGAGGGCGAAATCAATGGAATTGCTTTATGAGGGAAAAGCGAAGCGCATTTACAGAACAGAGCGTGAGGGTGAATTTCTTGTTTCCTATAAAGACTCCGCTACGGCATTTAACGGAGAGAAAAAAACAGAGATTACTGGAAAAGGCCGATTAAACAACGAGATTTCCGTTCTGATTTTTGAAAAGCTCAAAGAAGCAGGCGTTGCCAACCACCTAATCCGCAAAGTTTCTGAAACCGAGCAGCTGGTAGAGGAAGTCACCATTATTCCGCTTGAAGTCGTTGTACGGAACACGGTCGCCGGAAGTATGGCGAAGCGTCTCGGCATCGAGGAAGGAACACCAATCCCTGAACCCATTGTTGAGTTTTACTACAAGGATGATGCGCTAGGAGATCCGCTTATCACAGAGAGCCATATCAAACTATTGAAAGCGGCAGCACCGGATCAAATCGAAGAACTGAAAACAAAAGCCCTTAAAGTAAATGAAGTGCTCATTCCATATTTTTCAGAGAGAAATGTAAGACTGATAGACTTCAAGCTTGAATTCGGCCTCCGAAAAGACGGAACGATTTTACTGGCGGATGAAATTTCCCCGGATACGTGCCGCCTGTGGGATAAAGAGACAAACGAAAAGTTTGATAAAGATGTTTTTCGCCGGGATCTTGGCAGTTTGACTGAAGCGTACGAAGAAATCTTAAAACGATTGGGAGGACCCGCACATGTATAAAGTGAAGGTGTATGTCAGTTTAAGAGAAAGTATTTTGGATCCGCAGGGGAACGCCGTGAAGAATGCGCTGCACAGCATGTCCTACGGTGAGGTTCAGGACGTCCGCATCGGTAAATACATGGAGCTGATGATCGAGAAAACCGACCGTCCGCTTGAGGAAACCGTGAAGGAAATGTGTGAAAAGCTTTTAGCAAATACGGTTATTGAAGACTACCGCTTTGAAGCAGAGGAGGTTGTCGTTCAGTGAGATTCGCGGTGATAGTTTTCCCCGGCTCCAACTGTGATGTGGATATGTATCATGCGATCAAGGATGAGCTTGGAGAAGAAGCAGAGTATGTTTGGCACGATGAAAACGATTTGAGCGAATTTGACGGCATTCTTCTTCCAGGAGGATTTTCATACGGAGATTACCTGCGCTCCGGCTCCATTGCTCATTTTTCAAATGTCATGGCGGAAGTGAAAAAAGCGGCTGAACAAGGAAAGCCGGTGCTTGGTGTCTGCAATGGATTTCAAATCCTCCTTGAAGCAGGGCTGCTTCCGGGTGCGATGAAACGGAATGAGGGGCTGAAATTCAAGTGCGAACCTGCCTCTTTAAAGGTGGTCAATGCCAAAACCCCGTTCACATCCGGCTATACAGAAAACCAGGTCATCTCCGTTCCGATTGCTCACGGAGAAGGGAATTATTTCTGCGACGAGCTGACGCTGAAAAGCCTGACAGAGAACAACCAGATTGTATTTACTTACAGTGAAAATCCGAACGGAAGCCTGGAGGATATTGCGGGGATTGTCAATGAACGAGGCAATGTTCTCGGCATGATGCCTCACCCTGAGCGCGCTGTGGATTCCATGCTTGGAAGCGCGGACGGCCTCGCACTGTTTCAATCGATCGTAAAAAACTGGAGGGAAGCACATGTCACTACTTCTTGAGCCAAATCCTGAACAAATTAAAGCAGAAAAAGTGTATCAGCAGATGGGAATCAGCGACGAAGAATTTGCGATGGTTGAATCCATTCTCGGACGCCTGCCCAACTATACGGAAACGGGAATTTTCTCCGTTATGTGGTCTGAGCACTGCAGCTATAAAAACTCCAAGCCGATTCTGAAAAAGTTCCCTGTCACAGGCGAGCATGTTCTGCAGGGACCCGGCGAGGGAGCGGGGATTGTCGATATCGGCGATAACCAGGCGGTTGTTTTTAAAATCGAGAGCCATAATCACCCTTCTGCTGTTGAGCCTTATCAGGGCGCTGCAACGGGTGTCGGCGGCATCATCCGTGATGTGTTCTCGATGGGCGCGCGCCCGATCGCCCTATTAAACTCACTAAGATTCGGTGAGCTGAAATCCCCTCGGGTGAAGTATTTGTTTGAAGAAGTAGTAGCAGGAATTGCCGGTTACGGAAACTGCATCGGTATTCCAACCGTTGGCGGCGAAATCCAGTTTGATGCCTCCTATGAAGGAAATCCGCTTGTGAACGCGATGTGTGTCGGACTCATTGACCATAAGGATATAAAGAAGGGCCAGGCAAAAGGAGTCGGCAATACGGTCATGTATGTCGGCGCGAAAACAGGCCGTGACGGCATTCACGGAGCCACATTCGCTTCAGAGGAACTCAACGAAAAATCCGATGAAAAGCGCCCGGCCGTCCAGGTGGGCGATCCGTTCATGGAAAAGCTTCTTCTTGAAGCGTGTCTTGAAGTGATCCAAAACGATGCGCTTGTCGGGATTCAGGATATGGGAGCGGCGGGACTTACGAGTTCTTCTGCTGAAATGGCAAGCAAGGCAGGCTCGGGAATCGAAATGAATCTGGATTTGATTCCTCAGCGCGAGTACGGAATGACGCCTTATGAAATGATGCTTTCTGAATCCCAGGAGCGGATGCTGCTTGTTATTGAAAAAGGCCGTGAGCATGAGATCGAAGCCATTTTTGCAAAATACGATTTGGAAGCCGTGTCAGTCGGGACGGTAACGAATGATAAAATGCTCCGCCTTGTCCATAGAGGAGAGGTCGTCGTAGAGATTCCGGTAGATGCGTTAGCAGAGGAAGCGCCGGTTTATCATAAACCTTCTGCAGAGCCAGCCTATTTCCGGGAGTTTCAGCAAATGGAGGAGACGGTGCCAGAGGTTGAAAACCTTGAAGAAACGCTGATCAGCCTTCTTAAGCAGCCGACGATTGCAAGCAAGGAATGGGTCTACAATCAGTACGATTATATGGTCCGCACGAATACGGTAGTCGCGCCTGGTTCCGATGCTGCGGTACTGCGCATCCGCGGAACGAAAAAGGCTCTGGCGATGACAACGGACTGCAACTCGCGCTATCTGTACCTTGATCCGGAAACGGGCGGAAAAATCGCGGTTGCAGAAGCAGCCCGGAACA
The Metabacillus sp. FJAT-52054 genome window above contains:
- the purB gene encoding adenylosuccinate lyase, encoding MIERYTRPEMGAIWTEENRFQAWLEVEILACEAWAELGVIPKEDTVLLRENASFDINRIKEIEEETRHDVVAFTRAVSETLGEERKWVHYGLTSTDVVDTALSYLLKQANDILRADLERFVEILKNKAIEHKYTVMMGRTHGVHAEPTTFGLKLGLWYEEMKRNLERFNRSAEGIEFGKMSGAVGTYANIDPFVEKYVCERLGLQAAPISTQTLQRDRHADYMSTLALIATSIEKFAVEVRGLQKSETREVEEFFAKGQKGSSAMPHKRNPIGSENMTGLARVIRGYMMTAYENVPLWHERDISHSSAERIILPDATIALNYMLNRFGNIIKNLTVFPENMKRNMDRTLGLIYSQRVLLALIDSGMAREAAYDLVQPKAMEAWETQVHFRTLVEADPAVTERLTPAVIDDCFDYNYHLKNVDAIFNRLGL
- the purL gene encoding phosphoribosylformylglycinamidine synthase subunit PurL gives rise to the protein MSLLLEPNPEQIKAEKVYQQMGISDEEFAMVESILGRLPNYTETGIFSVMWSEHCSYKNSKPILKKFPVTGEHVLQGPGEGAGIVDIGDNQAVVFKIESHNHPSAVEPYQGAATGVGGIIRDVFSMGARPIALLNSLRFGELKSPRVKYLFEEVVAGIAGYGNCIGIPTVGGEIQFDASYEGNPLVNAMCVGLIDHKDIKKGQAKGVGNTVMYVGAKTGRDGIHGATFASEELNEKSDEKRPAVQVGDPFMEKLLLEACLEVIQNDALVGIQDMGAAGLTSSSAEMASKAGSGIEMNLDLIPQREYGMTPYEMMLSESQERMLLVIEKGREHEIEAIFAKYDLEAVSVGTVTNDKMLRLVHRGEVVVEIPVDALAEEAPVYHKPSAEPAYFREFQQMEETVPEVENLEETLISLLKQPTIASKEWVYNQYDYMVRTNTVVAPGSDAAVLRIRGTKKALAMTTDCNSRYLYLDPETGGKIAVAEAARNIVCSGGTPLAITDCLNFGNPEKPEIFWQLEKAADGMSEACTVLGAPVIGGNVSLYNETNGTAIYPTPVIGMVGLIEDTDYITTQDFKEAGDFIYVLGDTKPEFGGSELQKLVYGEISGKAPVLDLEVEKTRMNLLSKAIRDGLVQSAHDAAEGGLAVALAESAFSGKGLGADAELTGDAVTALFSETQSRYILTVRPENKERFEELTNAVRIGRVTDSRKLTIRGSQGEQWVDLSIEKLEDAWRGAIPCLLKSKD
- the purS gene encoding phosphoribosylformylglycinamidine synthase subunit PurS; this translates as MYKVKVYVSLRESILDPQGNAVKNALHSMSYGEVQDVRIGKYMELMIEKTDRPLEETVKEMCEKLLANTVIEDYRFEAEEVVVQ
- the purQ gene encoding phosphoribosylformylglycinamidine synthase subunit PurQ — encoded protein: MRFAVIVFPGSNCDVDMYHAIKDELGEEAEYVWHDENDLSEFDGILLPGGFSYGDYLRSGSIAHFSNVMAEVKKAAEQGKPVLGVCNGFQILLEAGLLPGAMKRNEGLKFKCEPASLKVVNAKTPFTSGYTENQVISVPIAHGEGNYFCDELTLKSLTENNQIVFTYSENPNGSLEDIAGIVNERGNVLGMMPHPERAVDSMLGSADGLALFQSIVKNWREAHVTTS
- the purC gene encoding phosphoribosylaminoimidazolesuccinocarboxamide synthase translates to MELLYEGKAKRIYRTEREGEFLVSYKDSATAFNGEKKTEITGKGRLNNEISVLIFEKLKEAGVANHLIRKVSETEQLVEEVTIIPLEVVVRNTVAGSMAKRLGIEEGTPIPEPIVEFYYKDDALGDPLITESHIKLLKAAAPDQIEELKTKALKVNEVLIPYFSERNVRLIDFKLEFGLRKDGTILLADEISPDTCRLWDKETNEKFDKDVFRRDLGSLTEAYEEILKRLGGPAHV